A region from the Zonotrichia leucophrys gambelii isolate GWCS_2022_RI chromosome Z, RI_Zleu_2.0, whole genome shotgun sequence genome encodes:
- the TYRP1 gene encoding 5,6-dihydroxyindole-2-carboxylic acid oxidase — MRIPTLLHLSLPLLLTMLGRAGAQFPRQCATVESLRSGMCCPDYFPVFGPGTDRCGVSTGRGRCVPVTVDSRPHGPQYIHDGRDDREQWPIRFFNQTCRCNGNFSGYNCGSCRPGWTGPTCSQQISIVRRNLLDLSAEERNRFVNALHQAKVTVHPDIVIATRRREEIFGPDGNTPQFENISIYNYFVWSHYYSVRKTFLGAGQQSFGGVDFSHEGPAFVTWHRYHLLQLERDMQNMLQDPTFGLPYWNFATGQNTCDICSDDLMGARSNFDVSLISQNSIFSQWRVLCENVEDYETLGTICNSTEGGPIRRNPAGNVARPMVQRLPEPEDVAQCLEVGVFDTPPFYSNSTDSFRNTVEGYSDPSGKYDPAVRSLHNLAHLFLNGTGGQTHLSPNDPIFVLLHTFTDALFDEWLRRHSADISTYPLENAPIGHNRQYNMVPFWPPVTNNEMFVTAPENLGYSYEVEWPGRALRVTEMITIAIVTALVLVAIIFAAAACIVRVKKNKDDLHQPLLTDQYQHYSDDYDGIPTPSQSVV; from the exons ATGCGGATCCCCACGCTGCTCCACCTTTCCCTGCCACTGCTTCTGACCATGTTGGGCCGAGCTGGAGCTCAGTTCCCCCGGCAGTGCGCAACTGTTGAGTCCCTGAGGAGCGGCATGTGCTGCCCAGACTACTTCCCCGTGTTCGGGCCCGGCACTGACCGGTGCGGCGTGTCCACGGGCCGGGGCCGGTGCGTGCCGGTGACGGTCGACTCGCGGCCCCACGGCCCTCAGTACATCCACGACGGGCGGGATGACCGCGAGCAGTGGCCCATCCGCTTCTTCAACCAAACCTGCCGCTGCAACGGGAACTTCTCCGGGTACAACTGCGGGTCCTGCCGGCCTGGCTGGACCGGACCCACCTGCAGCCAACAGATCAGCATAG TCAGAAGGAATCTTTTGGATCTAAGTGCAGAAGAAAGGAATCGCTTTGTGAATGCCTTACACCAAGCCAAGGTGACAGTCCATCCTGACATCGTTATTGCCACACGAAGACGTGAAGAAATCTTTGGACCAGATGGCAACACACCTCAGTTCGAGAATATCTCCATTTATAACTACTTTGTGTGGTCGCATTATTATTCTGTCAGGAAGACTTTCCTtggtgcagggcagcagagttTTGGAGGAGTTGATTTCTCTCATGAGGGACCAGCTTTTGTCACGTGGCATAGGTACCATCTATTGCAGCTTGAAAGAGACATGCAG AACATGCTACAGGACCCCACTTTTGGACTGCCCTACTGGAACTTTGCAACAGGACAAAACACATGTGATATCTGCTCAGATGACTTGATGGGAGCTAGAAGCAATTTTGATGTCTCTCTTATAAGCCAGAATTCAATCTTCTCTCAGTGGCGAGTGCTATGTGAAAATGTGGAAGATTATGAAACCTTGGGAACCATCTGTAACA GTACTGAGGGTGGTCCCATCAGAAGGAATCCTGCTGGAAATGTAGCACGACCTATGGTGCAGCGTCTCCCAGAGCCTGAGGATGTTGCTCAGTGTTTGGAAGTTGGTGTATTTGACACTCCTCCTTTTTATTCCAATTCAACAGACAGTTTCCGTAACACAGTAGAAG GGTACAGTGATCCTTCAGGAAAATATGACCCAGCAGTCCGAAGTCTTCATAACTTGGCTCATCTATTTTTGAATGGGACAGGAGGGCAAACTCATTTATCACCAAATGACCCCATTTTTGTCCTCCTGCACACATTTACAGATGCTCTTTTTGATGAGTGGCTGAGACGGCATTCTGCAG ATATCTCAACATACCCACTGGAGAATGCCCCTATTGGACATAACCGACAGTACAACATGGTGCCATTCTGGCCTCCAGTAACCAATAATGAAATGTTTGTTACTGCACCAGAAAATCTGGGATACAGCTATGAAGTCGAGTGGCCAG GTCGGGCTCTCCGTGTCACAGAGATGATAACTATTGCAATAGTGACTGCACTAGTTCTTGTTGCAATtatctttgctgctgctgcatgtaTCGTACGtgtcaagaaaaataaagatgactTGCATCAGCCTCTTCTGACTGACCAGTATCAGCACTACTCAGATGATTACGACGGCATACCAACACCAAGCCAGTCTGTTGTTTGA